In Alnus glutinosa chromosome 7, dhAlnGlut1.1, whole genome shotgun sequence, the sequence GCTAATTTCCTCCTTTTTGGGCACAATAAGTTCACTGTCAGCCAACCAGTAGGCCTGCTGGAGCAGAGGAGGGTCTGAGCTGGTCATGTTTTGTGGGTCTGCGTGATGTGACCAGATGCTTAAAGAGCTGTTGGTTCTGGGGGTTATGGCggccctttttcttttgcttctggCCTTGCTTGGCACTACAAAATTTTGCAGGGAAGCTGGGTTCTGATGGGGTTTCTGCAAGGGTGTTGAGGGTTTGGGGCTTCTACTTGTGGTTTCAACACTAGAGGGTGCTGGGAGGCAGTTTCCTGTGCTGTATAGACAGTCTTCAACTAATACTGACAACCATTCTAAGCTAACATCCACTTCCTGCgcatttttattcacaaaaaaacAAACCCCAAAATCAGTAAGACCCGTATGAGTATGTGCTGAAATGTGATATGGTCATTCCTATTATTATATTATGGGTGTGAAACTTAACCAAAATAGTATAAGAAGCAGCACAGCTTAGAAGcagaagatttaaaaaaaaaaaaaaaaaaaaaaggataaaaccTAGTAAGCACACGGAACAGAAAACATATGTAGTTGAACTTTGAAAGTACAAGCGAACACAAAAGAAATTAGAGAGAGAACCGCCATAACtctgcagagagagagagagagagagagagagagagagagagaagtagaaAGGAAAACTATGCGTACAAAGcgccaaagaaagaaaagactaACCGTGTTCTGAGCAGAAAAGAGGTCGTCGAGACTGGTAGAGAGGCCACCAAGCTTGGAGCAAGGAGGTGAAAGGACCTGCTCTTGCTTGTATTCACCGGAAACCGACACATTTCGGCAGAAATCCATGGCCACAAAAGCAAAtactaaaatattttgaatccaccaagagagagagagaggtaaagTGAAAGAAgaggataaaagaaaagaaaagaaaagaaaactggaGAAGAAAAATGTGTTGCTAAGCTGTCTGTGAGTGCCCTCTTTATGGCCTCGTTTTCTGTCGGCAGATAAAGCTAAAgaaacaaatcaaaatttttactCAACCAAAGAGAGAGCAAGCCCACATCCCCATCCCTCTCCGCCAGTTTACCACTGCCTCATTTATATATGCCACCTATATTCTATTATATATGTCCTCTTTTTCCAAGCCTTACCTTTTCTTTACCAAGTTAACATTTTTTCTCACTGTCATAAATTATTTCTCagatggctttttttttttgaaaaaatttctcaGATGGTTTTACTTTTACCACCTAAAGACTAAAATATGTATACatattttctttgcttttttcccttcttttttttttttttattttttttttatttggtacaGCCGTACAGGGATGAGGGAAAAGGGAATAGGGTTGTTTCTCATTTCTGAGTTCTGAGTGCAGTTATTACTTATTAGTAGGGCCTCATAAGCAGTGCCTGCTCAGTAAAGTAATGTAATTCGGTGATGCCTTTCTCCAATTCTCTCAAAGGAAACATACATACATTGTGATGATGTGATCGATGGTCTGAGAATTGGTCGAAGTGTAGTGCAGGTTGCCggattcttttcaaaattttaaacaagCTTGACCGGGCTTCACCTTACTTGGAAGACTATTTTGTTTGCCATCGTCTCAGTGATCTTAAATGAAAACGACCACTAGctgcttagaaaaaaaagaaaaaaaagaaagaaagaaaacgacCACTACGTTTTACGCTAGCCGACACTTCATGGTTTTAACGTATCATTCCATGATTAGGGTCCTATGTACCCATGAAAAGAAGTGTAGATTTTGTGAGGTTCCAAATCACAGAAAAATTTAGGCCATTAAGATTTTGCCTTTACCATCTgtcattttaataaagtggTATTTCTACAAATTTGGCGTAGACGTGTTTGGGAggtcaggatgataaagctttaCAAAAGCAAATCTAAGACTTATCTCAGCAAGAATATTCTGTTAAACATTGTATTACGTCCAACTGATTGATGTACTCCAGCTTAAAGCTTATGGAGGACAGGCCTGCCTGCGATTCTGCAGCAGGTGGTAGAAATTTTGCTTGACTCTTTCTCAGCGAGATGCTACCAATGGCAGACAGAAAGCTCGTTCCATGTCCGCCGGGAGGGCTCGAGAGCGAGAATGTGATCAAGCTTGGAACACAAACTTCGTGCGTAATGATAGGAACTCCATcttttttatcctctcaaaattgatgtgactttaaaattaccattaaatcaatttaaaagccacgtcaattttttaaaaggctagaTTTGTAATTTTACTTATAGCGTGGAGATGCCCTAGACCTATTTATTAAACATAATAAGGCATACCATtaatgttatttatattttatcaattaaaagCACTTTAGAGAGGGGTTCTTCCTATTTATTCCCTATAACCTTAGTCTTTTCTACGGTTCGTGGCTCTAATTTTAATGAGTTCTGGAAAATTCAGAATATTAAATTTAGAGGTGGCCTAGCCTCCACCGCAGAGACGTGGATTACGAAGTCTGGGTGGGTGGCTTGGTGAAGGAGTACTTATTTGAAAATGAATGGtattattaattaaaaggaGCAGTTCAGAAATTGGTTTGATCTTGATCACTTGGTTTTGAAACTTGTCTTCTCTTTTACTCAACTCGATCCTCTGACCACACCTGTGAATTGTGAATTGTGAATTGTGAATGTGATATATCTTACATCATTGATCAAGAGTGTACGATTCATGGACCCCAAAAGACAAAATAGAATTCCTCACAGCTGCTTCAATCACATCGACAACAAGAGGCTTAAATCATCATGGACAAAATAAATTCTATTTCTATTAAATTTACTATCCGATGCcctgagaagaaagaaaaggcagAAGTGTGAATTATGAGCTTGACTGGGACTCCTTCCTAGTTGCTGCTGTAAGCCTGAATAATGGCAACTGGGGACACCCAACGGCTACAAATGATGTGGGACATCGCAAGCAATTATTATAAGGGATAGGAGATGACTCTTTAACTTTGGAGAATGCATGAATAAATATAATTAGGTAGACAAAAAAAATGCTCCTAGGATATGATTATGTCTATCCATATTCTGaaagaataatgctactcttcacatttattttatattgactgACGTGGTGTGTTTTAAGTCacttaaaaaatagaaaacaaaaaaagtaattaaaacaCATCACGGCAGCTGGTGTGAAATGGGTGTAAAGATAAGCGTGACTCATCTTGAAAAGTCCTCAAGCATGGCAATTGGCTATACTTTCTTGCTCTTGTTTCCTTCTTTTCATCTTGTCCCCAAAAATATAATCTAAACCTAAAGGGCAGGAGTACCAAGCTTAGGATTACATTTGCATGTGTTGTGAAatcttttaaattatcacttatcctaaaaacttaagctgataggaacaggtaaatttaatcacttaacaaatactttaacactttcTTTCGAGTGTAGActcaaactacatttttaataggtgggGTCCAACACTTGAAATATTTACTTGAAATAGGAGTAAATAACGAAATCAATGTTTGAATTCAAGACatctggctctgataccatgttaaattaccacttatctcaaaagcttaagctgataagaaaatgtaaatttaatcacttaaccAATACTTTAATAAGATCGAACAAAGGTAGTAAAAGGTGAAGATTTGAGGCAATTTGACATGATACATTTAGCAGGTGCCAAGGAGTTGGGACTAGTGTCTTGCTGCCTTGAGTTGAGAGAAATCATACGCTAAAGTAATTCATGCCCGACTTAACATAGCTTAAGAAGTATTATCCCTCAAAAATTCCACTGAAGCAGAGTAGTTACAAATTatcaatcattcaaaacatcacATGCATGAGAACAATTCTAATTGCCTCCTAAGCAATGCCATCCATACATGTCAGAGAATCTATATGAATCAAAAGTCAATATGAAATATTATCAAATGGTTTAATTGTACCAACTTGAATCAGATGCAGCTTGTAGAAGGGAAGTAGTCGCAGTCATGTCACATATTAATTTGTTATCCACACAATCATCCTTTCCCTTGTGGAATCATATTTTGGGCTACAAAATGCCTGTATGGATGATACGGAAAATCATAgggaaaacgaaaaaagaaaatcatatcaATTATGAATACCTAATTCTACAtgaagcaaataaaaaaaaaaatcaacacaaagaATAAAGGGTGAATTCAGTTGTGTAAATTCAGTACCTTAGTTtgaagagaaatgttacatgtacTTAAAATTCTACAAATGGAGCCTTAcgaagatgatgtggagcttattcattgctacttgtagcatttctttttattaattgttttgattatctccaatgaataaactCAACATCAGTTAGTAAAGGTCcgtttgtaaaagtttaagtacatgtagcatttgtCTAGTTTGAAACATAGTACAAAAAGGTTAAAAGCAAGATACGAAAGACTATATTTGATAGATGATTAATATACTTAGATTGCTTACAATTTCTGAGGGAAAGAAAGTAAAATGCTTGCACCGCAGTGGAATACATAAAATTTGAGGTTAGTCTGGGCGACTTCAGCATTAAGAATGAGAACGATTTAATCTGTACAAAGCACAGGAATATACAGTTGCCACAATGGATAACCTCATGGTTCTAAGTACGGCTTTGACAGATATTGACGCCATTCTTCAGGTGTCCCCTTTCTTATTGTCAGCATGTTTAATGCTGCACTTGTTAGTGGTATGGAAACTATGTCATAGTCTTTTGGTACCTGAAAGATCCAGGGTATGAAGTGTAGttagagtgaaaaagaaagtaaatatCTCATTATTTTTCAGCTATATCTTCA encodes:
- the LOC133873091 gene encoding GATA transcription factor 5-like; amino-acid sequence: MDFCRNVSVSGEYKQEQVLSPPCSKLGGLSTSLDDLFSAQNTEVDVSLEWLSVLVEDCLYSTGNCLPAPSSVETTSRSPKPSTPLQKPHQNPASLQNFVVPSKARSKRKRAAITPRTNSSLSIWSHHADPQNMTSSDPPLLQQAYWLADSELIVPKKEEISNIVRREDGEAEEGEEEEEKGLMVNNEQQATPRRCTHCLSQRTPQWRAGPLGPKTLCNACGVRYKSGRLLPEYRPAKSPTFVSYLHSNSHKKVMEMRMALLSSIPGGQ